The Geothrix sp. genome has a window encoding:
- a CDS encoding SAM-dependent methyltransferase has protein sequence MNPLNELLQTRLSAGPVPAAEVMALGLYHPEHGYYRRQEGPWGFDGKDYYTALDLGPLLGQTLALRLEAAWERLDRPARFTALEPGAGRGWLGRDVLNAVSGPFAEALIYVHRDDNPAAHRAAEEALAPFLMANRARFAAEDEPLEPFTGAVFSNELFDALPAQPWRWDGTRWTREVLTPAGPEWQAADPGEAGAWFAARTDGLEPRDGSIWCESMPGLVHELARSLEAGLFLTVDYGEAADRLLAKGADLRRYKAHSVDGKWHEDLGEADLTADVDFTRLAILLEQEGMTQLSHMELSKWIRTHAPLERWGAEWMTLPTPERMKRTENLLQLTLPDMMGSRFRVLEGWKGRAE, from the coding sequence GTGAATCCGCTGAACGAGCTGCTGCAGACCCGACTTTCCGCAGGCCCCGTCCCCGCCGCCGAGGTGATGGCCCTGGGCCTCTACCATCCGGAGCACGGCTACTACCGGCGCCAGGAGGGCCCCTGGGGCTTCGACGGCAAGGACTACTACACGGCCCTGGATCTGGGACCCCTGCTGGGGCAGACCTTGGCCCTGCGTCTGGAAGCCGCGTGGGAGCGCCTGGATCGGCCCGCCCGCTTCACCGCACTCGAACCCGGCGCGGGCCGCGGCTGGCTGGGCCGCGATGTGCTGAATGCCGTCTCAGGTCCCTTCGCCGAAGCGCTGATCTATGTGCACCGCGACGACAACCCTGCCGCCCACCGGGCGGCGGAAGAAGCCCTGGCGCCTTTCCTGATGGCGAATCGCGCGCGATTCGCCGCCGAGGACGAACCCCTGGAACCGTTTACGGGCGCGGTGTTCAGCAACGAACTCTTCGATGCCCTGCCCGCCCAGCCCTGGCGATGGGACGGCACGCGGTGGACGCGCGAGGTGCTGACGCCGGCGGGTCCCGAGTGGCAGGCGGCGGATCCCGGCGAGGCCGGAGCCTGGTTCGCCGCGCGGACCGATGGCCTGGAGCCCCGCGACGGCAGCATCTGGTGCGAGTCCATGCCCGGCCTGGTCCACGAACTGGCGCGGTCCCTGGAGGCGGGGCTCTTCCTGACCGTGGACTACGGCGAGGCCGCAGACCGGCTGCTGGCCAAGGGAGCCGACCTGCGCCGCTACAAGGCCCACAGCGTGGACGGCAAGTGGCACGAGGACCTGGGCGAGGCCGACCTGACCGCCGATGTGGACTTCACGCGACTCGCCATCCTGCTGGAACAGGAAGGGATGACGCAGCTCTCGCACATGGAGCTGAGCAAGTGGATCCGCACCCACGCGCCCCTGGAACGGTGGGGGGCTGAATGGATGACGCTGCCCACCCCCGAGCGCATGAAGCGCACCGAGAACCTCCTCCAGCTCACCCTCCCGGACATGATGGGCAGCCGGTTCCGGGTGCTGGAGGGGTGGAAAGGGCGGGCCGAGTAG
- a CDS encoding CocE/NonD family hydrolase encodes MTLIRALCATLLSLLLPLVLSGSSTGARAQEAGAPDPSPRTHYTKREVLIPMRDGVKLFTAIYTPKDAHRTYPILLQRTPYSVWPYGEAAFPPHLGPSARFQEEGFIFVYQDVRGRMMSEGEFVNMRPQRTVSGAAVDESTDTFDTLDWLLAHTERNNGRVGQWGISYPGFYTAVGMLSGHPALKAVSPEAPIMDWFTGDDFHRNGALWLPHAFNFMTSFGLPRPEPTQKYPTPLQHGTSDGYAWFLRLGPTAATRQYTKEVAFWNEMLAHPTYDAFWQARNLRPQLKAVKPAVLTVGGWFDAENLYGALQLFQTVNRQSPATDNRLVMGPWFHGGWERSKGDRLGPVQFGSNTSDWFQAEVLFPFFMHHLKQEKSPDLAKATVFETGANRWHRLEAWPPKQAKEARLYLQPGGGLSFAPPPAEGGAESFISDPAKPVPFIEQVAIGMPKEYMTADQRFAGRRPDVLVFQTEPLTQDLTLAGPLRPELFVATTGTDADWVVKLIDVYPDTFRNPDFQEGGSPWDRTPNPMGGYQQLVRGEVMRGKFRDSLEHPTPFVPGQPTRVAWSMNDIFHTFQKGHRVMVQIQSTWFPLMDRNPQVFTNINEARAEDYQKATHTVFHDAARPSGIGLHRWPEQP; translated from the coding sequence GTGACCCTGATCCGCGCCCTGTGCGCCACGCTCCTGTCCCTGCTCTTGCCCCTGGTCCTGTCCGGCAGCTCGACCGGGGCCCGCGCTCAAGAGGCCGGGGCCCCCGATCCCTCCCCGCGCACCCACTACACCAAGCGCGAAGTCCTGATCCCCATGCGGGACGGCGTCAAGCTCTTCACGGCCATCTACACGCCGAAGGACGCCCACCGCACCTACCCCATCCTGTTGCAGCGCACCCCCTACAGCGTGTGGCCCTACGGCGAGGCCGCCTTCCCTCCCCACCTGGGCCCCTCGGCCCGCTTCCAGGAAGAGGGCTTCATCTTCGTCTATCAGGATGTGCGCGGCCGGATGATGTCCGAAGGCGAGTTCGTGAACATGCGGCCCCAGCGCACCGTCAGCGGCGCCGCGGTGGATGAGAGCACGGACACCTTCGACACCCTGGACTGGCTGCTGGCGCACACGGAGCGGAACAACGGCCGCGTGGGCCAGTGGGGCATCAGCTATCCCGGCTTCTACACCGCCGTGGGCATGCTGTCGGGCCACCCAGCCCTCAAGGCCGTCTCGCCGGAGGCGCCCATCATGGACTGGTTCACGGGCGACGACTTCCACCGCAACGGTGCCCTCTGGCTGCCCCATGCCTTCAACTTCATGACGAGCTTCGGCCTGCCCCGCCCGGAGCCCACCCAGAAGTACCCGACGCCGCTCCAGCACGGCACCTCGGACGGCTACGCGTGGTTCCTGCGTCTGGGCCCCACGGCCGCCACCCGGCAGTACACGAAGGAAGTAGCCTTCTGGAACGAGATGCTGGCCCACCCCACCTACGACGCCTTCTGGCAGGCCCGGAACCTCCGGCCCCAGTTGAAGGCCGTGAAGCCCGCCGTGCTCACCGTGGGCGGCTGGTTCGACGCGGAGAATCTCTACGGCGCCCTCCAGCTGTTCCAGACCGTCAACCGCCAGAGCCCCGCCACGGACAACCGCCTGGTCATGGGCCCCTGGTTCCATGGCGGCTGGGAGCGCAGCAAGGGGGACCGTCTGGGCCCCGTGCAGTTCGGTTCCAACACCTCGGACTGGTTCCAGGCCGAGGTGCTCTTCCCCTTCTTCATGCACCACCTGAAGCAGGAGAAGTCTCCGGATCTCGCCAAGGCCACGGTCTTCGAGACCGGTGCCAACCGCTGGCACCGGCTGGAGGCCTGGCCACCGAAGCAGGCGAAAGAGGCCAGGCTCTACCTCCAGCCCGGCGGGGGCCTGTCCTTTGCGCCGCCCCCCGCCGAGGGGGGGGCCGAGTCCTTCATCTCCGACCCGGCCAAGCCCGTGCCCTTCATCGAACAGGTCGCCATCGGCATGCCCAAGGAGTACATGACCGCCGATCAGCGCTTCGCCGGGCGGCGACCCGATGTGCTGGTCTTCCAGACCGAGCCCCTGACCCAGGACTTGACCTTGGCCGGCCCCCTGCGACCCGAACTCTTCGTGGCCACCACCGGCACCGATGCCGACTGGGTGGTGAAGCTCATCGATGTCTATCCCGATACCTTCAGGAACCCTGACTTCCAGGAGGGCGGCTCACCCTGGGATCGCACGCCCAACCCCATGGGCGGCTATCAACAGCTGGTGCGCGGCGAGGTCATGCGCGGCAAGTTCCGCGACAGTCTGGAGCACCCGACCCCCTTCGTGCCCGGCCAGCCCACCCGCGTGGCCTGGTCCATGAACGACATCTTCCACACCTTTCAAAAGGGGCACCGCGTCATGGTGCAGATCCAGAGCACCTGGTTCCCCCTGATGGACCGCAATCCCCAGGTCTTCACCAACATCAACGAAGCCCGGGCCGAAGACTACCAGAAGGCCACCCACACCGTGTTCCACGACGCGGCAAGACCCAGCGGCATCGGCCTTCACCGGTGGCCGGAACAGCCCTGA
- a CDS encoding agmatine/peptidylarginine deiminase: MSQPSFLQPAEWDRHSACWLAWPGHGHLWKENLGPAQAEWAALCVAIAEEGGEALDILVQDPATEAEARAALASVLGQVRFHRVPVGDIWLRDTAPIFVKDGRGALHAACFGFNGWGRKYLLPDDDRVAGRVAALSGAPRTDHAWVLEGGSVEADGEGTVLTTRQCLLNPNRNPGLDQAEIEAALRDGLGADKVLWLDEGLLNDHTDGHIDTLARFVAPGVVVCMQSLDPADPNAATLDRLARDLAAASDARGRRLQVVRIPSPGVVLDEEGGLMPASFVNFYIGNRSVVVPTYGTAYDDAAVAALAPLFPGRRVLGRSARAILSGGGAFHCITQQQPEVL; the protein is encoded by the coding sequence ATGTCCCAGCCATCCTTCCTGCAACCCGCCGAGTGGGATCGCCACAGCGCCTGCTGGCTGGCCTGGCCCGGCCATGGGCACCTCTGGAAGGAGAACCTGGGCCCGGCCCAGGCGGAATGGGCGGCCCTCTGCGTGGCCATCGCAGAGGAGGGGGGCGAGGCCCTCGACATCCTGGTGCAGGACCCCGCCACCGAGGCCGAGGCCCGCGCCGCCCTGGCCTCCGTCCTCGGCCAAGTGCGCTTCCACCGGGTGCCCGTGGGCGACATCTGGCTGCGGGACACGGCACCGATCTTCGTGAAGGATGGCAGAGGCGCCCTGCACGCGGCCTGCTTCGGCTTCAACGGGTGGGGCCGGAAGTACCTGCTGCCCGATGATGACCGGGTGGCGGGACGGGTGGCGGCCCTCAGTGGCGCTCCCCGGACCGACCATGCCTGGGTCCTCGAGGGGGGCTCCGTGGAGGCCGATGGCGAGGGCACCGTGCTCACCACGCGTCAGTGCCTCCTCAACCCCAACCGCAATCCCGGCCTGGACCAGGCCGAGATCGAGGCGGCCCTGCGCGATGGCCTCGGCGCGGACAAGGTGCTGTGGCTGGATGAGGGGCTCCTCAACGACCACACGGACGGCCACATCGACACGCTGGCCCGCTTCGTGGCGCCGGGGGTGGTGGTGTGCATGCAGTCCCTGGATCCAGCTGATCCCAATGCCGCCACCCTGGACCGCCTCGCCAGGGACCTGGCCGCCGCCAGCGACGCGCGGGGCCGGCGGCTCCAGGTGGTCCGCATCCCCTCGCCGGGCGTGGTGCTCGACGAGGAGGGCGGGCTCATGCCCGCCAGCTTCGTGAACTTCTACATCGGCAACCGCAGCGTCGTGGTGCCCACCTACGGCACGGCCTACGATGACGCTGCGGTGGCCGCCCTGGCGCCGCTCTTCCCGGGGCGCCGGGTTCTGGGCCGCTCCGCCCGGGCCATCCTCAGCGGCGGCGGCGCCTTCCATTGCATCACCCAGCAGCAGCCGGAGGTCCTGTGA
- the aguB gene encoding N-carbamoylputrescine amidase, with protein sequence MKPTTRVRVAATQCAFTGSLEENVARVEALVREAAAQGAQVILPSELFEGYYFCREEKDEFFDWAKPAEGHPTIARFQKLAKELGVVIPVSFFERDGHAFYNSLALVDADGSVLGIYRKSHIPDGPGYEEKFYFRPGNTGFKVWDTRFGKLGVGICWDQWYPECARAMMLLGAEILLYPTAIGTEPENPGLDTKDLWQRAMIGHAVSNVVPVVASNRIGLEGGQTFYGHSFIANHRGDKVAELGRADSGVIMADLDLDEIRRHRASFGFFRDRRPDLYGLIAKP encoded by the coding sequence GTGAAGCCCACGACCCGCGTCCGCGTCGCCGCCACCCAGTGCGCCTTCACGGGCAGCCTCGAGGAGAATGTGGCCCGGGTCGAGGCCCTGGTGCGCGAGGCCGCCGCCCAGGGAGCCCAGGTGATCCTGCCTTCTGAGCTCTTCGAGGGCTATTACTTCTGCCGCGAGGAGAAGGACGAGTTCTTCGACTGGGCCAAGCCCGCCGAGGGACATCCGACGATTGCCCGCTTCCAGAAGCTGGCGAAGGAACTGGGCGTGGTGATCCCCGTCTCCTTCTTCGAGCGGGATGGCCATGCCTTCTACAACAGCCTGGCCCTGGTGGACGCCGACGGCTCGGTGCTGGGTATCTACCGCAAGAGCCACATCCCGGACGGCCCGGGCTACGAAGAGAAGTTCTACTTCCGGCCGGGCAACACGGGCTTCAAGGTGTGGGACACCCGCTTCGGCAAGCTGGGCGTGGGCATCTGCTGGGACCAGTGGTACCCGGAGTGCGCCCGGGCCATGATGCTCCTGGGCGCCGAGATCCTGCTCTACCCCACGGCCATCGGCACCGAACCCGAGAACCCGGGCCTGGACACGAAGGACCTCTGGCAGCGCGCCATGATCGGCCATGCCGTGTCGAATGTCGTGCCGGTGGTGGCCTCCAACCGCATCGGCCTCGAAGGGGGTCAGACCTTCTACGGCCATTCCTTCATCGCGAACCACCGCGGCGACAAGGTGGCCGAGCTGGGCCGGGCGGACTCCGGCGTGATCATGGCGGATCTGGACCTGGATGAGATCCGGCGCCACCGCGCCTCGTTCGGATTCTTCCGGGACCGCCGCCCGGACCTCTACGGCCTGATCGCCAAGCCCTGA
- a CDS encoding methyl-accepting chemotaxis protein, which translates to MLALPMAGYAFFNLHDTWGNYQELRAAGLVERGLDMAQPLWRSFVFNIAASFVVWIVTFLVVYRLSLRITQPLKALAEGLQRSDLTLQLAVASEDEVGQAAAAFNAYNSRLRTIFRDLTGSSASVASGATQLSASSEQMAATSNSLAQNSEAQRAAFERVAAAVTELSASIEQVSGNIRRSQQESEAAVAAVNLGSGAGRESAKAMEDIRTVAATMVTAVRLIQDIARQTNLLSLNAAIEAAKAGAMGKGFAVVAEEVRKLAERSGAAAREIGELIERSNASVDQGAQMVAATVDALATIESNIEGLAAMILEVGAAADEQARTSAEVAEQVDTNLERVAHNATATQEMARTVAEVAGTAAELARVADSQNHLVGQFKV; encoded by the coding sequence ATGCTTGCCTTGCCCATGGCCGGCTATGCCTTTTTCAACCTGCACGACACCTGGGGGAACTACCAGGAGCTGCGCGCCGCCGGCCTGGTCGAGCGGGGCCTGGACATGGCCCAGCCCCTCTGGCGCTCCTTCGTCTTCAACATCGCCGCCTCCTTCGTCGTCTGGATCGTCACCTTCCTCGTGGTCTACCGCCTCAGCCTCCGCATCACCCAGCCCCTGAAGGCCCTGGCTGAAGGCCTGCAGCGCAGCGACCTGACCCTTCAGCTGGCGGTGGCCAGCGAGGACGAGGTGGGCCAGGCCGCCGCGGCCTTCAATGCCTACAACAGCCGCCTGCGGACCATCTTCCGGGATCTCACCGGCTCTTCGGCCTCCGTGGCCAGCGGCGCCACCCAGCTCTCCGCCTCCAGCGAGCAGATGGCCGCCACCAGCAACTCCCTGGCCCAGAATTCCGAAGCCCAGCGCGCGGCGTTTGAGCGGGTGGCCGCGGCCGTCACCGAACTCTCCGCCTCCATCGAGCAGGTGTCCGGCAACATCCGACGCTCCCAGCAGGAATCCGAAGCCGCGGTCGCGGCCGTGAACCTGGGCTCCGGGGCGGGCCGCGAAAGCGCCAAGGCCATGGAGGACATCCGGACGGTGGCCGCCACCATGGTGACCGCCGTGCGCCTCATCCAGGACATCGCCCGGCAGACCAACCTGCTCTCGCTCAACGCCGCCATCGAGGCCGCCAAGGCCGGCGCCATGGGCAAGGGCTTCGCCGTGGTGGCCGAGGAAGTCCGCAAGCTGGCCGAGCGCAGCGGCGCCGCCGCCCGCGAGATCGGCGAGCTCATCGAGCGCAGCAACGCCTCGGTGGATCAGGGGGCGCAGATGGTGGCCGCGACCGTGGACGCCCTCGCCACCATCGAGTCCAACATCGAGGGCCTGGCGGCGATGATCCTCGAAGTGGGCGCTGCCGCCGACGAACAGGCCCGCACCAGCGCCGAGGTGGCCGAGCAGGTCGACACCAACCTCGAGCGCGTGGCCCACAATGCCACGGCCACCCAGGAGATGGCCCGGACCGTGGCCGAGGTCGCCGGCACCGCCGCCGAACTGGCCCGCGTCGCCGACAGCCAGAACCACCTGGTGGGGCAGTTCAAGGTCTAG
- the meaB gene encoding methylmalonyl Co-A mutase-associated GTPase MeaB: MVPPLELLEPLRRGEPRAVGRAISWMENGHPGARPLMASLWPHLGRAVVIGITGAPGAGKSTLTDQLARTLRAQGQKVGILAVDPTSPFSGGAILGDRIRMQRIAADPGIFIRSMATRGALGGLARATQDAIDILDAAGFGTILVETVGVGQDEVDVVACVQTCCVVLVPGMGDEIQAIKAGIMEVADLFVINKADRDGADQVEREIEAMKSLAMPRGWDPPVLRTVAQRGEGIQALLDRAGDHGRWLRVHGGLAAKARERARLRFDSLLAEEVLRRAKTQAGPARVEAAIQAIADRALDPYSAVAEILGEA; encoded by the coding sequence ATGGTCCCCCCCCTCGAGCTTCTGGAGCCCCTGCGCCGCGGCGAGCCGCGCGCCGTGGGGCGCGCCATCTCGTGGATGGAGAACGGCCACCCGGGAGCCCGGCCCCTCATGGCCAGCCTCTGGCCCCACCTGGGCCGGGCAGTCGTGATCGGCATCACGGGTGCCCCCGGGGCCGGCAAGAGCACGCTCACCGACCAGCTGGCCCGCACCCTCCGCGCCCAGGGCCAGAAGGTGGGCATCCTGGCGGTGGATCCCACCTCGCCCTTCAGCGGCGGCGCCATCCTGGGCGACCGCATCCGCATGCAGCGCATCGCGGCCGACCCCGGCATCTTCATCCGCAGCATGGCCACCCGGGGCGCCCTGGGAGGCCTGGCCCGCGCCACCCAGGACGCCATCGACATCCTGGATGCCGCCGGCTTCGGCACGATCCTCGTCGAGACCGTGGGCGTGGGCCAGGACGAGGTCGATGTGGTGGCCTGCGTGCAGACCTGCTGCGTGGTGCTCGTTCCGGGCATGGGCGACGAGATCCAGGCCATCAAGGCCGGGATCATGGAAGTGGCCGATCTCTTCGTGATCAACAAGGCCGACCGGGATGGGGCCGACCAGGTGGAGCGGGAGATCGAGGCCATGAAGTCCCTGGCCATGCCCCGGGGCTGGGATCCCCCGGTGCTGCGCACGGTGGCCCAGCGGGGCGAGGGCATCCAGGCGCTGCTGGACCGGGCAGGGGATCACGGCCGCTGGCTGCGGGTCCACGGGGGGTTGGCTGCCAAGGCACGGGAGCGCGCCCGCCTCCGTTTCGACTCCCTGCTGGCGGAGGAAGTCCTGCGGCGGGCCAAGACCCAGGCGGGCCCGGCCCGCGTGGAGGCCGCCATCCAGGCCATCGCCGACCGGGCCCTCGATCCCTATTCGGCCGTGGCGGAAATCCTGGGCGAAGCTTGA